Proteins co-encoded in one bacterium genomic window:
- the nuoH gene encoding NADH-quinone oxidoreductase subunit NuoH, translated as MDWIDLAILLIKAILVIAVNFLILMIMELAERRVSAFMQDRVGPNRVGPFGLLQPVADGIKFLFKEEVTPSQVDKTLYWLAPSLVLVPALLTFSVIPFGMSFFAFGREITLQIADLQVGLLFIFALVSLAVYGTVLGGWAANSKYPLLGGLRASSQMISYELSLGMSIVGVLMLVGSLRLSEVVAYQTGSLLSILPRWNIFTQPLGFLIFLIASFAETNRLPFDLPETEPELVGGYHTEYSSMKFAMFFMGEYVALITTSALLTTLFLGGWDVPWVNEAALGLWGVLLSMAAFAVKTGFFLFLFLWVRWTLPRFRFDQLMHLGWKVLLPLAIVNILATGLFLYLAA; from the coding sequence ATGGATTGGATCGATTTGGCGATTCTGCTGATCAAGGCGATACTGGTCATTGCGGTCAATTTTCTGATCCTCATGATCATGGAATTGGCGGAACGAAGGGTCAGCGCGTTTATGCAGGACCGCGTCGGGCCCAATCGAGTAGGACCGTTCGGCCTGCTGCAGCCTGTGGCCGACGGCATCAAGTTTTTATTCAAAGAAGAGGTCACCCCCAGTCAGGTGGACAAAACGCTGTACTGGTTGGCTCCGTCGCTGGTGCTGGTGCCGGCCTTGCTGACGTTTTCAGTCATCCCGTTCGGCATGAGCTTTTTCGCCTTTGGCCGCGAGATCACGCTGCAAATCGCGGATCTCCAAGTGGGCCTGCTGTTCATCTTCGCCCTGGTCTCTCTGGCGGTATACGGCACGGTGCTCGGCGGCTGGGCGGCCAACAGCAAATATCCGCTGCTGGGTGGGCTGCGCGCCAGTTCACAGATGATCAGCTATGAGCTGTCGCTCGGCATGTCCATCGTCGGCGTGCTCATGCTCGTCGGCTCATTGCGGCTGAGCGAGGTGGTGGCCTATCAGACCGGCTCGCTGTTGTCGATTCTGCCGCGCTGGAACATTTTTACCCAACCGCTCGGATTTCTCATTTTTCTCATCGCCTCATTCGCAGAGACAAATCGTCTGCCATTCGATCTGCCGGAGACCGAGCCAGAATTGGTGGGCGGCTATCACACCGAATACAGTTCGATGAAATTCGCCATGTTTTTCATGGGCGAGTATGTAGCGTTGATCACCACCTCGGCCCTGTTGACGACGCTGTTTCTCGGCGGTTGGGACGTTCCCTGGGTGAATGAGGCCGCTCTCGGCCTCTGGGGCGTTCTGTTGTCCATGGCCGCCTTTGCCGTGAAAACCGGCTTCTTTCTGTTTCTCTTCCTGTGGGTGCGTTGGACGCTGCCGCGTTTTCGTTTTGATCAGTTGATGCATTTGGGGTGGAAGGTGCTGTTACCGCTGGCTATCGTGAACATCCTGGCCACCGGGCTGTTCCTGTACCTGGCGGCTTAG
- a CDS encoding NADH-quinone oxidoreductase subunit J, whose amino-acid sequence MSWFFFILFAALAVGSAIAMISHKNPVYSAVFLIITFFAVAGCYYLLQAPFLGIVQIIVYAGAIMVLFLFVIMLLNLRDAVRLPLHGSYQVAFAALFAAILLLQLVLFIITAVPTFHSNVGHEAVLGEVEPLGLLLFTKYIYAFEIASLVLLVAIIGAVVLGRKKLPKEI is encoded by the coding sequence ATGAGTTGGTTTTTTTTCATTCTTTTCGCGGCGCTGGCTGTGGGTTCGGCCATCGCGATGATCAGCCATAAAAACCCGGTATACAGCGCGGTCTTTCTGATCATCACATTCTTCGCTGTGGCCGGATGCTATTATCTGCTGCAGGCGCCCTTTTTAGGCATCGTGCAGATCATCGTCTATGCCGGCGCCATCATGGTGTTGTTCCTTTTCGTCATCATGCTGCTCAACCTGCGCGATGCGGTCCGGCTGCCGCTGCACGGCTCCTACCAGGTGGCTTTTGCTGCACTGTTCGCCGCCATCCTGCTGCTGCAGCTGGTCTTGTTCATCATTACCGCCGTGCCCACGTTCCACTCGAACGTCGGCCACGAGGCTGTGTTAGGAGAGGTCGAACCGTTGGGGTTGCTGCTCTTTACCAAATATATCTATGCCTTTGAGATCGCGTCGCTGGTGCTTCTGGTCGCCATCATCGGCGCCGTGGTGCTGGGGCGGAAAAAATTGCCCAAGGAAATTTAG
- a CDS encoding NADH-quinone oxidoreductase subunit I, which yields MSVKPVQYHPHWSDRFYVFAVLKGMVITLKHFFQKKYTIQYPEVKWQVPKGHRGAIRLNKDEQGRILCVACEMCSTACPAKCITMTAAVAPWPDREKYPLTFEINMLRCILCGMCQEACPEKAIELTEIYDFSAYTRQDLIWDRERLLKNYDLTCDGRYFERSREETGL from the coding sequence ATGTCGGTAAAACCTGTTCAATATCATCCGCACTGGAGCGATCGGTTCTACGTGTTTGCCGTGCTCAAGGGCATGGTCATCACCCTCAAACATTTTTTTCAAAAAAAATATACCATACAGTACCCGGAAGTCAAATGGCAGGTCCCGAAAGGGCATCGGGGCGCTATTCGCCTGAACAAGGACGAACAGGGCCGCATTCTCTGCGTCGCCTGCGAAATGTGCTCCACCGCCTGTCCGGCCAAGTGCATCACCATGACGGCCGCGGTGGCGCCATGGCCGGACCGGGAAAAATATCCGCTCACCTTTGAGATCAACATGCTGCGCTGCATTCTCTGCGGCATGTGCCAGGAGGCCTGTCCGGAAAAAGCCATCGAGCTCACCGAGATCTATGATTTCTCCGCCTATACGCGCCAGGACCTTATCTGGGATCGGGAAAGGCTGTTGAAAAATTATGATCTGACCTGTGACGGCCGATATTTTGAGCGCAGCCGGGAGGAGACCGGCCTATAA